From a single Nitrogeniibacter mangrovi genomic region:
- a CDS encoding DUF2339 domain-containing protein, producing the protein MWIVIGLVVGGWLGAWGSVEDLVGGVILGGLVGCVVQLVLRRPRADAGRIEALEARVGELERALEALKPAGMAAPVPPAETAAAAAPPPVVAPEPSPSMAAVEPEWPEPVIEPAPPARVRRRGIDVLAGATSAPVAGEPSTLDALYARARAWLLGGNTVVRVGLLVLFFGLAFLARYAVEHSLLPVELRLSGIAAGAIALLVVGWRLRAARPGYALSLQGGGVAVLYLTIFAAMRLYGLIPATAGFALLLAVVAFSVVLALAQRAQALAVIGTLGGFLAPILASTGEGSHVMLFSYYLLLNAGVLAVAWKQAWRGLNLTGFLFTFSIALAWGARDYRPEQFATTEPFLIAFFLMYVAAAVLYAWRSAPELRHAVDGTLVFGTPVVGFGLQAALVHDMPYGLAWSALAVGGGYVLLARWLHGRARPSLRLLVEAFVALGVAFLTLTIPLALDGRWTGAAWALEGAALFWVGTRQHRRLAIAAGLLLLLGAGVCFLGDSLFAPRADWPVLNSQCLGAALVAVAGFVSAQMASHTRAQWPRVFRVAPPALLVWATLWWVGGGLAEIDAWIGRADAPAAALAFMALSAGLATALAERRGWALLHWPGLLALPGMALALLMAADARVMPLAGWGALAWPLAAVAVGWALRRAEGAAGFARVLAPAHVAALWLLTLAVARTVARVDLPGTMWNPAAVMLSLLLPVWLIGRLGARWPVVRWRPAYGVVGCAGLLVAGLLWALSVSLGGGGSPAPLPYLPLLNPLDLGIALLLLSGVRWWRRTRADLAVDARLVPGVLGGAAFVLASLAVVRAVHHLGAVPWEAHRLFASDTVQASLSLFWGVLGLVLTFLASRGARRLLWMIGAALLGGVVLKLFLVDMASTGTVARIVSFIGAGVLLLVVGYFSPLPPAREVHS; encoded by the coding sequence ATGTGGATCGTGATCGGTCTGGTGGTGGGCGGCTGGCTGGGCGCCTGGGGTAGCGTCGAGGATCTGGTCGGCGGCGTCATCCTGGGGGGGCTGGTCGGGTGCGTCGTGCAGCTCGTGCTGCGCCGACCGCGCGCGGACGCGGGGCGCATCGAGGCGCTCGAAGCCCGTGTCGGCGAACTGGAGCGGGCGCTCGAGGCGTTGAAGCCGGCGGGCATGGCGGCACCGGTGCCTCCCGCCGAAACGGCCGCAGCCGCCGCGCCGCCCCCCGTGGTCGCGCCGGAACCTTCGCCATCGATGGCGGCGGTCGAGCCCGAATGGCCTGAACCCGTGATCGAACCGGCACCACCGGCCCGCGTGCGCCGGCGCGGCATCGACGTCCTGGCCGGCGCCACGTCGGCGCCTGTCGCAGGAGAACCCTCGACGCTGGACGCCCTCTACGCCCGGGCGCGCGCCTGGCTGCTCGGCGGCAACACCGTGGTGCGGGTGGGCCTGCTGGTGCTGTTCTTCGGCCTCGCCTTCCTGGCGCGCTATGCCGTGGAGCACAGCCTGTTGCCGGTCGAGCTGCGCCTGAGCGGCATCGCCGCCGGCGCGATCGCGCTGCTGGTGGTCGGCTGGCGGCTGCGCGCGGCGCGCCCCGGCTATGCCCTGAGCCTGCAGGGTGGCGGCGTGGCGGTGCTGTACCTGACCATCTTCGCGGCCATGCGCCTGTACGGCCTGATCCCGGCGACGGCGGGGTTCGCCTTGTTGCTTGCCGTGGTCGCGTTCTCGGTCGTGCTGGCGCTGGCGCAGCGGGCCCAGGCGCTGGCGGTGATCGGCACCCTGGGGGGCTTCCTCGCGCCTATCCTGGCCTCGACCGGGGAGGGCAGCCATGTGATGCTGTTCAGCTACTACCTGCTGCTCAACGCCGGGGTGCTGGCGGTGGCCTGGAAGCAGGCCTGGCGGGGGCTCAATCTCACCGGCTTCCTGTTCACCTTTTCCATCGCCCTGGCCTGGGGCGCGCGCGACTACCGGCCCGAGCAGTTCGCCACCACCGAGCCCTTCCTGATCGCCTTCTTCCTCATGTACGTGGCGGCCGCCGTGCTCTACGCCTGGCGCAGCGCCCCCGAGCTCAGGCACGCGGTGGACGGCACGCTGGTGTTCGGCACCCCGGTGGTCGGCTTCGGGCTGCAGGCGGCGCTGGTGCACGACATGCCCTACGGGCTGGCCTGGAGCGCGCTGGCGGTGGGCGGGGGCTATGTGTTGCTGGCGCGCTGGCTGCACGGCCGGGCGCGGCCGTCCCTGCGTCTGCTGGTGGAAGCCTTCGTGGCGCTGGGCGTCGCCTTCCTGACGCTGACGATTCCGCTCGCGCTCGACGGCCGCTGGACCGGCGCCGCCTGGGCCCTGGAGGGCGCGGCCCTGTTCTGGGTGGGTACGCGCCAGCACCGCCGCCTGGCCATCGCGGCCGGTCTGCTGCTGCTGCTGGGCGCCGGCGTGTGCTTTCTCGGTGACAGCCTGTTCGCGCCGCGAGCGGACTGGCCGGTGCTCAACAGCCAGTGCCTGGGCGCGGCACTGGTGGCCGTCGCCGGATTCGTGAGCGCGCAGATGGCAAGCCACACCCGGGCGCAGTGGCCACGCGTGTTTCGCGTGGCGCCGCCGGCCCTGCTGGTGTGGGCCACCCTGTGGTGGGTCGGGGGCGGGCTGGCCGAAATCGATGCCTGGATCGGTCGGGCCGACGCGCCGGCGGCCGCGCTCGCCTTCATGGCGCTCAGCGCCGGGCTGGCGACCGCGCTGGCCGAGCGGCGCGGATGGGCCTTGCTGCACTGGCCCGGTCTGCTGGCGCTGCCGGGCATGGCCCTGGCCCTGCTCATGGCGGCCGATGCGCGGGTGATGCCGCTGGCCGGCTGGGGCGCCCTGGCCTGGCCGCTGGCGGCGGTGGCGGTGGGGTGGGCCTTGCGCCGGGCGGAAGGCGCGGCCGGATTCGCCCGCGTCCTGGCGCCGGCGCATGTGGCGGCCCTGTGGCTGCTGACGCTGGCCGTGGCCCGCACCGTGGCGCGGGTCGACCTGCCGGGCACCATGTGGAACCCCGCGGCGGTGATGCTGAGCCTGCTGCTGCCGGTCTGGCTGATCGGGCGCTTGGGCGCGCGCTGGCCCGTGGTGCGCTGGCGCCCGGCCTACGGCGTGGTGGGGTGCGCCGGCTTGCTGGTGGCGGGGCTGCTCTGGGCGCTGTCGGTGAGTCTGGGCGGGGGTGGTTCGCCGGCGCCGCTGCCCTATCTGCCGCTGCTCAATCCGCTGGATCTGGGGATCGCCCTGCTGTTGCTCAGCGGCGTGCGCTGGTGGCGGCGCACGCGGGCGGATCTGGCCGTGGACGCCCGACTCGTGCCCGGCGTGCTCGGTGGCGCGGCCTTCGTGCTGGCGAGCCTCGCCGTGGTGCGGGCGGTCCATCACCTCGGCGCGGTGCCCTGGGAGGCCCATCGACTGTTCGCCAGCGACACGGTGCAGGCGAGCCTGTCGCTGTTCTGGGGGGTGCTCGGGCTGGTGCTCACCTTCCTCGCCAGCCGCGGTGCCCGGCGCCTGCTGTGGATGATCGGCGCGGCGCTGCTGGGGGGGGTGGTGCTCAAGCTGTTCCTGGTGGACATGGCCAGCACCGGCACGGTGGCCCGCATCGTCTCCTTCATCGGGGCCGGGGTGCTGCTGCTGGTGGTCGGCTACTTCTCGCCGCTGCCGCCCGCGCGGGAGGTGCACTCATGA
- a CDS encoding YdcF family protein codes for MKDNTDAAAPPTPSPPPHTMPIDFTLLAFWAKKLVAVLVLPPAGPLILIGLGLSVRRLRALAWLGWIYALVVSTPVTVNWLAAPLEATPPIRTEALRQTGAIVILGAGVRTHAPEMGGPTVNGLSLERLRYGALLARRSGLPVLVTGGAPWGKIPEAVAMKQVLEQEFNIPVRWTESAALDTRDNAMFSARLLKAAGIERITLVTHAAHMPRARAAFEAAGLQVTPAPTAWLSNPDIDDEWHDFIPGPRAAYAGWYAMHEWLGRLAYRLSAPSPEDSSRSSDRAIQPSAPTPSTSTPHSNQ; via the coding sequence GTGAAGGATAATACGGATGCCGCCGCGCCACCAACGCCCTCGCCACCACCGCACACCATGCCGATCGACTTCACCCTGCTGGCCTTCTGGGCCAAGAAACTCGTCGCCGTCCTCGTCCTGCCGCCCGCCGGCCCGCTGATCCTCATCGGCCTCGGGCTGAGCGTGCGCCGGCTGCGCGCGCTCGCCTGGCTGGGCTGGATATACGCCCTCGTCGTCAGCACGCCGGTCACGGTGAACTGGCTCGCCGCACCGCTGGAGGCGACCCCGCCGATCCGCACCGAGGCCCTGCGCCAGACCGGCGCCATCGTCATCCTCGGCGCCGGCGTGCGCACCCATGCCCCCGAAATGGGCGGCCCCACGGTCAATGGGCTGTCGCTCGAACGCCTGCGCTACGGCGCCCTGCTGGCGCGGCGCAGTGGCCTGCCGGTGCTGGTCACCGGCGGCGCGCCATGGGGCAAGATCCCGGAAGCCGTGGCCATGAAACAGGTCCTCGAACAGGAATTCAATATCCCGGTGCGCTGGACCGAAAGCGCGGCACTGGATACGCGCGACAACGCCATGTTCTCGGCCCGGCTGCTCAAGGCCGCCGGTATCGAGCGCATCACCCTGGTGACCCATGCGGCCCACATGCCGCGCGCCCGTGCCGCCTTCGAGGCCGCCGGGCTGCAGGTGACGCCGGCGCCGACCGCCTGGCTCTCCAACCCGGACATCGACGACGAATGGCACGACTTCATCCCCGGCCCCCGTGCGGCCTACGCCGGCTGGTACGCCATGCATGAATGGCTCGGCCGCCTCGCCTACCGCCTGTCGGCCCCCTCGCCCGAAGACAGTTCGCGCAGCAGCGACCGCGCCATCCAGCCCAGCGCCCCGACCCCCAGCACCAGCACGCCCCACAGCAACCAGTGA
- the aas gene encoding bifunctional acyl-ACP--phospholipid O-acyltransferase/long-chain-fatty-acid--ACP ligase, translating to MKLRTLVKPVLRAAARLLFRVRVSGRMPAPQARLLVIANHESFLDGLLLGLFLPIDPVFVVHTSVVRQPLFRLMLSLVDYLAVDPTSPMAMKQVVRLIETGRPVVIFPEGRITTTGSLMKTYDGPAFVAARTGATVLPVRIDGAARTYFSRMGGRFPRRWFPQLRLAIQTPTRIDTPDAPTARERRRKAGEAMRRVMQTMIFDSRPQQTLFEALLDAAAIHGRSRRLLEDLRQEEYSYRDLLKMSLALGRRVARESEADERVGLLLPNLAPTLGLVFGLGAFGRTPAMLNYTAGTEAMQAACTAAQIRTVISSRAFVAQAKLEDKLAALEGVRVCYLEDLRAEMSWLDKLWLMLWALPFPRLATRAGRPEDAAVVLFTSGSEGKPKGVVLSHAALLANVAQIRAVVDFSVDDKILNALPLFHSFGLTAGGLLPLLGGANVFLYPSPLHYRVIPELAYDRGCTVLLGTSTFLGNYARHAHPYDFYRLRYVIAGAEKLSDAVRELWFDKFGLRIFEGYGATETAPVMAVNTPMAYRRGTVGQMLPGMRAHLAPVPGIACGGVLHVAGPNLMSGYLRVEAPGVLQPPASEQGAGWYETGDIVDIDADGFVRILGRVKRFAKIAGEMVSLEVVERLAATARPDAQHAVSTRPDAAKGEALVLFTTDAGLERDALVAAARAQGVAELAVPRQIVAVDALPLLGTGKTDYVTLKQWAEVQ from the coding sequence ATGAAACTCAGAACCCTCGTCAAACCGGTGCTGCGCGCCGCCGCCCGACTCCTGTTCCGCGTCCGCGTCAGCGGCCGCATGCCGGCGCCGCAGGCGCGCCTGCTGGTGATCGCCAATCACGAATCCTTTCTCGACGGGCTGCTGCTGGGCCTGTTCCTGCCGATCGATCCGGTGTTCGTGGTGCACACCAGCGTGGTGCGCCAGCCGCTGTTCCGGCTCATGCTGTCGCTGGTCGACTACCTTGCGGTCGATCCGACCAGCCCCATGGCCATGAAGCAGGTGGTGCGGCTGATCGAGACCGGCCGCCCGGTGGTGATCTTCCCCGAGGGGCGCATCACCACCACCGGCAGCCTCATGAAAACCTACGACGGCCCCGCCTTCGTGGCCGCGCGCACCGGGGCCACGGTGCTGCCGGTGCGCATCGACGGCGCCGCCCGCACTTACTTCTCGCGCATGGGCGGCCGTTTCCCGCGGCGCTGGTTTCCGCAGCTGCGCCTGGCGATCCAGACGCCCACCCGCATCGACACACCCGATGCGCCCACGGCCCGCGAGCGCCGGCGCAAGGCGGGCGAGGCCATGCGCCGGGTGATGCAGACCATGATCTTCGACAGCCGCCCGCAGCAGACCCTGTTCGAGGCCCTGCTCGACGCGGCCGCCATCCATGGCCGCTCGCGTCGCCTGCTCGAGGACCTCAGGCAGGAGGAATACAGCTACCGGGACCTCCTCAAGATGTCATTGGCGCTGGGGCGGCGGGTGGCGCGCGAGAGCGAGGCGGACGAGCGGGTCGGGCTGCTGCTGCCCAACCTGGCGCCCACCCTGGGGCTGGTGTTCGGCCTCGGCGCCTTCGGGCGCACGCCGGCGATGCTCAATTACACCGCGGGCACCGAGGCCATGCAGGCCGCCTGTACCGCGGCGCAGATCCGCACCGTGATCAGCTCGCGCGCCTTCGTCGCCCAGGCGAAGCTGGAGGACAAGCTCGCCGCGCTCGAGGGCGTGCGGGTGTGCTACCTGGAAGACCTGCGTGCCGAAATGAGCTGGCTGGACAAGCTCTGGCTCATGCTCTGGGCGTTGCCGTTCCCGCGCCTGGCGACCCGGGCCGGCCGCCCGGAGGATGCGGCCGTGGTGTTGTTCACCTCGGGCTCCGAGGGCAAGCCCAAGGGTGTGGTGCTGTCGCATGCCGCCTTGCTGGCCAACGTGGCGCAGATCCGCGCGGTGGTGGACTTTTCGGTGGACGACAAGATCCTCAACGCGCTGCCGCTGTTCCATTCCTTCGGCCTCACCGCCGGCGGCCTGCTGCCGCTGCTGGGCGGGGCCAACGTGTTCCTGTATCCGAGCCCGCTGCATTACCGCGTGATTCCGGAGCTGGCCTACGACCGCGGCTGTACCGTGCTGCTGGGCACCTCGACCTTTCTGGGCAACTACGCGAGGCATGCGCATCCCTACGACTTCTACCGCCTGCGTTACGTGATCGCCGGCGCCGAGAAGCTGTCGGACGCGGTGCGCGAGTTGTGGTTCGACAAGTTCGGGCTGCGCATCTTCGAAGGCTACGGCGCCACCGAGACCGCGCCGGTGATGGCGGTCAACACCCCCATGGCCTACCGGCGCGGCACCGTGGGGCAGATGCTGCCGGGCATGCGGGCGCATCTGGCGCCGGTGCCGGGCATCGCATGCGGCGGCGTGCTGCATGTGGCCGGCCCCAACCTGATGAGCGGCTACCTGCGCGTCGAGGCGCCGGGGGTGCTGCAGCCGCCGGCCTCCGAGCAGGGCGCCGGCTGGTACGAGACCGGCGACATCGTCGACATCGACGCCGACGGTTTCGTGCGCATCCTTGGCCGGGTCAAGCGCTTCGCCAAGATCGCCGGCGAGATGGTCAGCCTCGAAGTGGTCGAACGGCTCGCCGCCACCGCGCGCCCGGACGCCCAGCACGCGGTCAGCACCCGGCCCGATGCGGCCAAGGGCGAGGCGCTGGTACTGTTCACCACCGACGCCGGGCTCGAGCGCGACGCGCTCGTGGCCGCGGCCCGGGCGCAGGGCGTGGCCGAGCTGGCGGTGCCGCGGCAGATCGTGGCGGTCGATGCGCTGCCCCTGCTGGGCACCGGCAAGACCGATTACGTCACCCTCAAGCAATGGGCGGAGGTCCAATGA
- a CDS encoding MFS transporter, with product MSSQFGLMRQRRFAPFFLTQFFGAFNDNLFKNALVVLITFDAARYTTLAPGVLVNLAAGIFILPFFLFSATAGQLADKYEKSHLMRLIKLMEIGVMGLGAAAYALDSLWLLLATLFFMGLQSSIFGPVKYAILPQHLAETELVGGNALVESGTFVAILLGTIAGGVMIALSGGAVWVSSAALVVALAGYLASRGIPDAPAADPGLRVSWNPITETWRTIGFTRGNRTVFLSILGISWFWFYGALFLSQFPGYARDALGGDEHAVTLLLAVFSVGIGVGSLLCEKLSGKHVEIGLVPFGAIGLTVFALDLWWASPAAAPGVNLPIGTVLAEPATWRALADLVMIGVFGGFFIVPLYALIQSRSEASHRSRIIAGNNILNALFMVVAALLGAGLLAAGVSIAQLILITAVLNAAVAIYIFTLVPEFLLRFLVWMLVHTVYRLEVEGDDHVPEAGPALVVANHVSFVDALVIMAACRRPIRFVMDHRIFRWPILSFAFRTSGAIPIASAKEDPAMMARAFAQVAEALDAGEVVGLFPEGQITADGELAPFRPGVARILERNPVPVVPMALRGLWGSFFSRKDGKAMTKPLRRGIFNRIALVAGAPVPAGAATPEALQARVAALRGESR from the coding sequence ATGAGTTCCCAGTTCGGCCTGATGCGCCAGCGGCGTTTTGCGCCCTTCTTCCTGACCCAGTTCTTCGGCGCCTTCAACGACAACCTGTTCAAGAACGCGCTGGTGGTGCTGATCACCTTCGACGCCGCGCGCTACACCACGCTCGCCCCCGGGGTGCTGGTGAACCTGGCGGCCGGCATCTTCATCCTGCCCTTCTTCCTGTTCTCGGCCACCGCCGGCCAGCTCGCCGACAAGTACGAAAAGAGCCACCTGATGCGCCTCATCAAGCTCATGGAGATCGGGGTGATGGGCCTGGGGGCCGCCGCCTATGCGCTCGATTCCCTGTGGCTGCTGCTGGCCACGCTGTTCTTCATGGGCCTGCAGTCGTCCATCTTCGGCCCGGTCAAGTACGCCATTCTGCCGCAGCACCTGGCCGAGACCGAGCTGGTGGGCGGCAACGCGCTGGTCGAGTCGGGCACCTTCGTGGCCATCCTGCTCGGCACCATCGCCGGCGGGGTGATGATCGCCCTGTCCGGCGGCGCGGTCTGGGTGTCGTCGGCGGCGCTGGTGGTAGCGCTGGCCGGTTATCTGGCCAGCCGGGGCATTCCCGACGCCCCGGCGGCGGACCCGGGGCTCCGGGTGAGCTGGAACCCGATCACCGAGACCTGGCGCACCATCGGCTTCACCCGGGGCAACCGCACGGTGTTCCTGTCCATTCTCGGGATCTCCTGGTTCTGGTTCTACGGCGCGCTGTTCCTGTCGCAGTTTCCCGGCTATGCGCGCGACGCGCTGGGCGGTGACGAGCATGCGGTGACGCTGCTGCTGGCGGTGTTCTCGGTGGGTATCGGCGTCGGCTCGCTGCTGTGCGAGAAGCTCTCGGGCAAACACGTGGAGATCGGCCTCGTGCCTTTCGGCGCCATCGGCCTCACGGTGTTCGCCCTCGATCTGTGGTGGGCCAGCCCGGCCGCCGCCCCCGGGGTGAATCTGCCCATCGGCACGGTGCTGGCCGAGCCGGCCACCTGGCGGGCGCTGGCCGACCTGGTGATGATCGGGGTCTTCGGCGGCTTCTTCATCGTGCCCCTGTACGCGCTCATCCAGAGCCGCAGCGAGGCCAGCCACCGCTCGCGCATCATCGCCGGCAACAACATCCTCAACGCCCTGTTCATGGTGGTGGCGGCCCTGCTCGGTGCCGGCCTGCTGGCGGCGGGGGTGAGCATCGCGCAATTGATCCTGATCACCGCGGTGCTCAACGCGGCGGTGGCGATCTACATCTTCACCCTGGTGCCCGAGTTTCTGCTGCGCTTCCTGGTGTGGATGCTGGTGCACACGGTCTACCGGCTCGAGGTCGAGGGTGACGACCATGTGCCGGAGGCGGGGCCGGCGCTGGTCGTCGCCAACCATGTGAGCTTCGTCGACGCCCTGGTGATCATGGCCGCCTGCCGGCGCCCGATCCGCTTCGTGATGGATCACCGGATCTTCCGCTGGCCGATCCTGTCCTTCGCCTTCCGCACCAGCGGGGCGATTCCCATCGCCTCGGCCAAGGAGGATCCGGCGATGATGGCGCGCGCCTTCGCGCAGGTGGCCGAGGCGCTCGATGCGGGCGAGGTGGTCGGCCTGTTCCCGGAGGGGCAGATCACCGCCGATGGCGAACTGGCGCCGTTCCGGCCGGGGGTGGCGCGCATCCTCGAGCGCAACCCGGTGCCGGTGGTGCCCATGGCGCTGCGCGGGCTGTGGGGCAGCTTCTTCAGCCGCAAGGACGGCAAGGCCATGACAAAGCCATTGCGCCGTGGCATCTTCAACCGGATTGCGCTGGTCGCGGGCGCGCCCGTGCCGGCCGGTGCCGCCACGCCGGAGGCCCTGCAGGCCCGGGTGGCGGCGCTGCGCGGCGAGTCCCGATAA
- a CDS encoding O-acetylhomoserine aminocarboxypropyltransferase/cysteine synthase family protein: MPDHQFGIETLCLHAGQPPDAATGARAMPIYQTTSFVFDSPEHAAALFNLQTFGNVYSRISNPTVAAFEERVAALEGGRAALATSSGLAAQMTALLTLAEAGDEIVAARTLYGGSYSQLDVSLRKLGITTHFVDPSDPAAFGAAINERTKAVYGEIIGNPGLNVLDLAPIAEVAHAAGVPLVIDSTLASPYLCRPIEYGADIVVHSATKYMGGHGTTMGGVLVESGKFPWDNGRFPHMVEPSRGYHGVRFYETFGDFGFTMKARMETLRTFGQALSPFNAFMLLQGLETLHVRMDRHVSNAMAVARFLAAHPMVAWVNYPGLDTSPDHALARRYLPKGAGAILSFGIQGGQAAGERFIDAVQMISHLANVGDAKTLVIHPASTTHRQLSEAEQRAAGVPPDMVRLSVGIETEADILWDLDQALAKAGKGA, translated from the coding sequence ATGCCCGATCACCAATTCGGTATCGAAACCCTCTGCCTGCATGCCGGCCAGCCGCCGGACGCCGCCACCGGCGCGCGGGCCATGCCCATCTACCAGACGACCTCCTTCGTCTTCGATTCGCCCGAGCACGCCGCCGCGCTGTTCAACCTGCAGACCTTCGGCAACGTCTATTCGCGCATCTCGAACCCCACCGTGGCGGCCTTCGAGGAGCGTGTCGCGGCGCTCGAAGGCGGGCGCGCGGCGCTGGCCACGTCATCCGGCCTGGCGGCGCAGATGACCGCGCTGCTGACGCTGGCCGAGGCGGGCGACGAGATCGTCGCTGCCCGCACCCTCTACGGCGGCAGCTACTCGCAGCTGGACGTGAGCCTGCGCAAGCTGGGTATCACCACCCACTTCGTCGATCCGTCCGATCCGGCGGCCTTCGGCGCCGCCATCAACGAGCGAACCAAGGCGGTTTATGGCGAGATCATCGGCAACCCGGGGCTCAACGTGCTCGACCTGGCGCCCATCGCCGAGGTCGCGCACGCCGCCGGCGTACCGCTGGTGATCGACAGCACCCTGGCCTCACCGTACCTGTGCCGGCCCATCGAGTATGGTGCCGACATCGTGGTGCACTCGGCCACCAAGTACATGGGCGGGCATGGCACCACCATGGGCGGGGTGCTGGTCGAATCGGGCAAATTCCCCTGGGACAACGGCCGCTTTCCGCACATGGTCGAGCCCTCGCGCGGCTACCATGGGGTGCGTTTCTACGAGACCTTCGGCGACTTCGGCTTCACCATGAAGGCGCGCATGGAGACGCTGCGCACCTTCGGTCAGGCGCTCTCGCCCTTCAACGCCTTCATGCTGCTGCAGGGGCTCGAGACCCTGCATGTGCGCATGGACCGGCATGTGTCCAACGCCATGGCGGTGGCGCGCTTCCTGGCCGCGCATCCGATGGTCGCGTGGGTGAACTACCCCGGCCTCGACACCAGCCCCGACCATGCCCTGGCGCGCCGCTACCTGCCCAAGGGCGCCGGTGCCATCCTCAGCTTCGGCATCCAGGGCGGGCAGGCGGCCGGAGAGCGCTTCATCGACGCGGTGCAGATGATCAGCCACCTGGCCAACGTGGGCGACGCCAAGACGCTGGTGATCCATCCGGCCTCCACCACCCACCGGCAGTTGTCCGAAGCGGAGCAGCGTGCCGCCGGCGTGCCGCCCGACATGGTGCGCCTGTCGGTGGGCATCGAGACCGAGGCGGACATCCTCTGGGATCTGGATCAGGCGCTGGCCAAGGCCGGCAAGGGAGCATGA
- a CDS encoding DUF2802 domain-containing protein — protein MGAREWVFAAVAILAVYLVFQLIRALQVKDAPADAVDDEDEDGAEADADGEADFERLLAVDDDPDAASPPAAAAGQGASQESEDSFGLALEIRQLRRDVAQLREELDTQRGELTALRALVDGQAQAIEAARAAQRVSPIYGEALSLAQRGMSADVIAERCSISVAEAELVQSLAQDSASSGETP, from the coding sequence ATGGGTGCACGGGAGTGGGTCTTCGCAGCCGTGGCGATCCTCGCGGTGTATCTGGTGTTCCAGCTCATCCGCGCGCTGCAGGTCAAGGATGCGCCGGCGGACGCGGTCGACGACGAGGATGAGGACGGGGCAGAAGCGGACGCCGACGGCGAGGCCGACTTCGAGCGCCTGCTGGCGGTCGATGACGATCCGGACGCGGCTTCGCCACCGGCCGCCGCGGCAGGGCAGGGCGCATCGCAGGAGAGCGAGGACAGCTTTGGGCTCGCCCTCGAGATCCGCCAGCTGCGTCGCGACGTCGCCCAGCTGCGCGAGGAACTCGACACCCAGCGCGGCGAACTGACGGCGCTGCGCGCGTTGGTCGACGGCCAGGCGCAGGCGATCGAGGCCGCGCGGGCCGCCCAGCGGGTCTCGCCGATCTACGGCGAGGCCTTGTCGCTGGCCCAGCGCGGCATGTCGGCGGACGTGATCGCCGAACGCTGCAGCATCTCGGTGGCCGAGGCCGAGCTGGTCCAGTCGCTGGCACAGGATTCCGCATCCTCCGGGGAGACACCATGA
- a CDS encoding DUF3999 family protein — MKRFLWSLALASTWVMAAPAPTDFALRLPIEVPARTSLVAITLPADVYRVAQRGDLGDVRIVDAAGEAVPMAFVPPPRPPAERRAERALVPLPAARAEAGDPAVAVSAHSGGASVRVQIAGAPPADAGPAMAYLIDTAGFDETIDALELQWAGAPEFEAALRVRASDDLSDWQSATPRAVVLAAGAGAARIEHRRVRLPGVHRRYLRLEWLGAAPALTLTGVTLVHAATAAGPARAWIDLSGERDGDALRYVSPGLFPVEAASLVPAGPSDVLAATLWSRPQPSRRWTWRGSVLAYRLQQDGAPVESEAAHVIRTRDPLWRVQLRQGMPNGALPTLRLGWTPEQVVFVARGAGPFSLLAGNASAAPVWQPVGQVVPGFGTARAATIGAGRPGHASDTVTAAPRARSDWDDPAHWLLWGVLVLGVGALGWMARSLLRELSSGEGADRR; from the coding sequence ATGAAGCGGTTCCTGTGGTCTCTGGCCCTGGCGAGTACCTGGGTGATGGCCGCGCCCGCGCCGACGGACTTCGCCCTGCGCCTGCCCATCGAGGTGCCGGCGCGGACCTCGCTGGTCGCCATCACGCTGCCGGCCGATGTCTATCGGGTGGCGCAGCGGGGCGATCTGGGCGACGTGCGCATCGTCGATGCGGCGGGCGAGGCGGTGCCCATGGCCTTCGTGCCGCCGCCCCGCCCGCCGGCCGAGCGGCGCGCGGAGCGAGCCCTCGTGCCGCTGCCCGCCGCGCGGGCCGAGGCGGGCGACCCGGCGGTGGCGGTGAGCGCGCACAGCGGCGGGGCCTCGGTGCGGGTGCAGATCGCAGGGGCGCCGCCGGCCGATGCCGGACCGGCGATGGCGTATCTGATCGACACCGCGGGCTTCGACGAGACGATCGATGCGCTCGAGCTGCAGTGGGCCGGAGCCCCCGAGTTCGAGGCAGCGCTGCGGGTGCGTGCCTCGGACGATCTGAGCGACTGGCAGAGCGCGACGCCCCGTGCCGTGGTGCTGGCTGCCGGGGCCGGAGCGGCGCGCATCGAGCATCGTCGGGTCCGCCTGCCGGGCGTGCATCGGCGCTATCTGCGCCTCGAGTGGCTGGGCGCGGCGCCCGCGCTGACGCTGACCGGGGTGACGCTGGTGCACGCGGCCACGGCGGCGGGGCCGGCGCGCGCATGGATCGATCTGAGTGGCGAGCGCGACGGCGATGCGCTGCGCTACGTCTCGCCGGGCCTGTTTCCGGTCGAGGCGGCCTCGCTGGTGCCGGCCGGGCCGTCGGACGTGCTCGCGGCGACGCTCTGGTCGCGACCGCAGCCGAGCCGCCGCTGGACGTGGCGCGGATCGGTGCTGGCCTACCGGCTCCAGCAGGACGGGGCGCCGGTCGAGAGCGAGGCGGCGCACGTGATCCGAACCCGTGATCCGCTGTGGCGGGTGCAGCTGCGCCAGGGGATGCCGAACGGCGCCTTGCCGACGCTGCGTCTCGGCTGGACGCCCGAGCAAGTGGTCTTCGTGGCGCGCGGCGCCGGGCCGTTCTCGCTGCTGGCCGGCAATGCGTCTGCGGCGCCGGTGTGGCAGCCGGTGGGCCAGGTGGTGCCGGGCTTCGGCACCGCTCGCGCGGCGACCATCGGCGCGGGGCGTCCGGGGCACGCGTCGGATACCGTCACGGCCGCCCCGCGCGCCCGCTCAGACTGGGACGATCCGGCTCACTGGTTGCTGTGGGGCGTGCTGGTGCTGGGGGTCGGGGCGCTGGGCTGGATGGCGCGGTCGCTGCTGCGCGAACTGTCTTCGGGCGAGGGGGCCGACAGGCGGTAG